TGCGCTCATGAATTACATCCCGAAGAAATTGTAAATGTTCAAGTTAATAGATACTGTGACAAGATTTGTGTATTATTTTGTAAGATTGAGAAATTGTAAATGTTTAAGTCAATAGATATTGTGACAAGATTTGTATATGAGTAAACTAGAACTCGTGCAAACACGGGTAGCTTACTAGTTATATGCGACTGTCAAGGATGTGCTATGGTGCAATACCTTCGACTTtacaatttaaacttttaatactTAAAATAAGATGGGCATTTTTTATCCTCATTGTTATGGAGTACTGTTTTAATTCACACCAACTTTATTTGGGATGCTAATGTAACTTTATTATCACTTAGGTTTGTTTGTTTTATGGAAATTAAATGATTTCATAAATATTTCCTAAAAAACGATCATTTGGaatgcttataaaaatgaatgaattattcattctacaaaaaaaaaaaaaaattattcctgaaattattaagtcataaattattgtcaataataacaaaattcttcattaactaattatctTAAATGATActagaatcaaattttaaattattcactTTCGCGAAGCAAATACACATTCAATTAAAGTGAGAATTCGTAGAACAATTTAGGTTTCTTTTTTATACTGAATGATTGTATAGTTCAATAtaggtaatttaattttaaatacaAATGGACAAGGCAGCACGTTTCCCGACATGTCACTTGCCTAAAAGTCAACTAGGCATGGCGTATGACGATCCAATATCCATCCATGTTCCGTGAATTTAGAATCTCAACTCGCCTGTCCAGTAGCGTACGGAGGTTGACTTTGGACGCATGATTTGATCACTCTCGCTGTGCACTTGGATAACCGTAATTTAAAACCGACAATGAGTGCTACGACTATATCGCGATAAtgcaaatttaataataaagtTCGCTGTCAAACGTTTATAATAATTAATCTACTTTGCTTGGTCAATTGTTATCCGCAGTCACTGCGCCACGCCTCTTCCCATTTTTGGGTTTTGGCGAAGTTCTCAATTAGGGATGGATTTATTCAGTTTTGAGCGTGCATGAGGAGATTTGGACAAAGGCCATGCTCTTAATCATTTTCTGTAATTCTTTGACGACCCTTAGAATTTCCCCTTACCTTTTTAAAATACATCAGACAAACTCCAtgtatttattaaaaaaaaaaaatgtagagaATATTGTGCCATTTGGATTATGTGAGTTCGTTGGCGAATTATATAAGATCAATTTAGGAGGAACATACTCATAATAGGCCTTGGGAGACCCCAGGTGAAGGAAATGGCAGGAAGATACTCCGAGTTctaaattctctcttttcttttcatctcgcagaaattaaaaatttgcaagAATATTGCACGCAAATTTCATCACCTAAAACAAAGTGAAAGTTTAGGGTAGATGTCATTGTTCGGAACAAAACGCACACTAGCCTGAAAGTTCGGGAGGGGTTTTATGCAATTTCCAATAAAAAAGAATTGCTTGACAAaagtaatttttctctttgaataATCTCGAGCCTTATCAAAGAAATAATGATTATTTTAGGGAATTAGATTACAAGACAATATTGTGACACACCTTATATATTCGGCCCAACTAATCCTCATTCCTCACTTATCCATGTAAATATATATCAATTAACATTAGAGAACTCTCCATAATGAAAAGATGAGCGATTTCAAAGACTATTCTAAATAGAGGTGGGGCGATTCAAATGCAAAATTTGTCGCATTCAAACCAATTGGGTGAAGTATGCAATAAAATTTGGCCACATAACTTTACGAAAATGATATTGTTGTCATCTGACATTATTTCTTTTATGCGAAGGTCAACCTCAATTCTTTTTGTGGGGCTAGAACCCTTGTGTGACAAGTATATTAGAAAGAGTAGGCTATTGGAGTAATATAGGACGTACATGAGGGGCATTGCCAGGGAATTCTTGAGATATTTTTCTTAGATGTCCCTTTCATGAAGTCAGACAAGATTGGCCTACATATTCACATTCACCTTGGGAGAAGTAAACAACTGTGtggaaaatagaaatataaattagGTATCCAATTGACAACTGAATGGTTTTGTAGCATTGACAAAACTATGTTACCTCATCGGACCCGAAGAGCTTTTTAAGGcccctttgttttctttttggttcagAAGGGCCACTTAAGACAACTATTATGATTTCTTGAATGACTACCAACGTGGGGCATTTTAAGTATCATATTGACTCATTTTTACGGTCACAGATTCAACTCCTATTGAGAGCACTCCACACATCAAATTAATGTGAAAGACCACTCTatgagtaaaatctcaaatacACCAAACTGACTTGGGGGACTGACATAAATCCCTTTGAGAGGTGGAACAGTCGAGATTTACTTAAGTAGGCTTGGACAACATTTGATTTATTATAAAAGGAAAAGCTTATACTATTAAGAATAGTAATGTCCTCTAAGGTAAATGAAATGGTTTTCATGATTGCCAATGTGGGGCTTTTCGAATTTTGCAAATTACACATTGccattttcaattttccaaataaCGTATGTATCCGTGTAATTAGTTTTGTCTTAAGAACCAACGTGTTTTTGACCTAGATGGCGGGGGAGTTTGCCCATTCTCATGATTTTTTCATCCAAGTCCTTGTTGATAGCACTGCAtgagtaaaatcctaaatgcaCAATATTGAGTGCCCTTAAGATCTTCTCAGGATGTGGACTAATTGATGTGTGCGAAAATAGACTCATACGCCACTTGACTCGCTGTACAAAACAAAAGCTTATGTTATCAAAAAATTGACTGATTGTATGTTATATTGTTGAGAATCCCCCAACTCAAAACTTGTACCTAGTAAAGTGACAAAAGGTTGAATGAAATGTGCACTAAATACTTAAAGCGAAAGAACGATACCGTGAAGATCAATGGTATACTTTGTTGTAGTGTGATAGTTTGAAATGTTTGGAGTAAGCGATTGAACAAGTTATTAACTCAAAGTAGGGAAAGCTTTCTAATTACGTATAATTTACGCTATTAGAAGAAATCATATAATTTTATCTCTTATGAAACcacaaatgaaaaagaacacGATACATTCTCTCTCTATATGTCAATGTCATTTAATTATTAAAACAATGacaaagaaaagggggaaaacatttttttttgggggacgCGCGATGATTATTGGGGCCGGCACGTAAGATCCCTAGAGAATAGCTCAATCAATCACagttaattaattttgataaaataatttcatataataacATGAAGTGGGGCCTTTTTCCCAAAATATAACTAAAAATGGATTTCGTCCTAGATAAAGTCTTGAAGAGgcaaatttaatctcaaataagacCTTAAATTGACAAGCCGACCAAAACTTCACTAGTCGATGAACATGTGTGACTCACAGGACGCTTGGCAAAACATGACTAGGGCATTTTCATTcagaaatattttcttctttttctttctttttctttcttcttccttccgcAATCATGTAAGTTTCGTGTGCTCTTTGTCTGACCGGGCAAACTAAGTTTgtcatttgaaaatattatttgagaCAAGATTTGGTCTTgatcctcttttgagaaaagacCCCCAATTAAAGTTATTACTCAACGTTTTCCCCGGGTTCTACCCTTAGCTGTGATCAACTTGCACTTTTCCTTATTgggctttctttctttcttctgaaTAGAACCTTGGaactaaaaaaaatacatgtcaTTATTGGAAACGCCCCttaaaggaaagggaaaaaaatgtagTTAATAGTAGTTACATTAGTAAGAGATAAGTTTAGACAGTTGACTCATGAGAAAGTACATAGTTGAATCTATCTCAGCTAGCATATGTGGAAAGCGACAAAAGCGCGCAACTTACCAAGTCGATCAATGGGGCCTAGTCACCTTGAATAGAAATCCTTTTATCCTGATCCTATAAGCGAAACAAACACGTCtcaccgacaaaaaaaaaaaaaaaaagtcaaatttttttagataaacaAACCTCAATGATCacctttttttcccattaaacAGTTCGCACGATTTGTACAGCCGAATGTGCGGTTAAAGCGTCAGCACTCTCGAAGCTCTATAAAGTGCGGAACCATCCCTTCACGTTGAGAGAAAGGAACAGAACGAAAAAAGGCCGGCGAGGAGGAAAAAAATGGCGGAGAGGAAGGTGGTGgcgctggaggaagaagaagagtcagAGATCACGATGGAAgcgagggagggggagaagacCAAGCTAAACATGAAGGAGCGAAAGGTCTCGTGGGCGAGGCTGCGCCGCGTTGACTCTCTTAACCTGGAGGCAGGTCGAGTCTCCAAGTCCCACGCGCACTCTTCCAAGGTGGTGCATGGAGCTATATTTTTCATCACCTAATTGTTTGATATTAGTggatttcaataaaaaaaaaagtgctttgAGTTTCTCCATAGTCCTTCTTGAAGTACGAATGCCTCCATTTTACTATAACGGACCTTTGAACAATTATTGCATCATGTCGATCACAAATGTCGATAGATAGTGgaaactttttttctccttgaatAAGCAGGTATATTTCGTTTTTGCGATTGGAAGtgataaataaatgatttacaGGTGAATTGGCAAAGAACATTAAGTTTGGCATTTCAAAGCATAGGAGTTGTGTACGGTGACATAGGGACATCTCCACTCTACGTGTTCGGGAGCACATTTACAGACAAAATTAAGAACACTCAAGACATTCTTGGGGTTCTGTCGCTAATTATCTACACGATTGTTCTAATCTCCATGCTCAAATACGTCTTCATTGTCCTCTTGGCCAATGACAATGGCGACGGTATGCTATTTTATCTCCGTTTTGCTTCACATACTTAATATTATCAGGATATGTACATGACCAATTATTGTAGGTTCACATGCCAATAATATattcttttagcattttcttctttttcgtggCTACCAATGACTTGATTTTCGCAATTCTGATTGGTGTGCCTTGTGTGTATGCAGGAGGGACTTTTGCATTGTACTCTCTAATATGTAGGTACGCGAAAGTGAGCTTGATCCCCAATCAACAGCCGGAGGACCGAGAAGTTTCGAACTACAAGCTCGACCCTCCATCTAACCAGCTGCGACGGTCTCAGAAGATCAAGGAGATGCTGGAGAACAGCAGGATCGCCAAAATCATGCTCTTTCTCGTCACTATCATGGGCACTTCAATGGTCATTGGTGACGGTATTCTGACTCCATCTATTTCAGGTTTAAATCCGTGTCCTTTCTCGCTATTTATCATCAAACCCTTTCGAAGAATTCTTTCTCGTTACCATGCACAATTCGTGTACCGGATAATAGATGTGTCGCAGGTTTTTGTTTTCATGTCTTCATAGTTGAATGAAATTCAACTTGATATATCTGGAAATCAttcgaaaaaggaaaatcaatgacTCCTGATGGTGCGTAATACGAGACAACTTTGCCAATATTATGATTGAGACTTCCACTCAGTGAAAACTGATAATTTCTTGTACttaattacaaaataatatGGACGGAAATATATTTTGCACCATGGAAGCTAAGATTAAATCTCTGgtccttttttccctctcttttggGTTCCTGCAGTTCTTTCAGCAGTGAGCGGGATCAAGTCACTGGGCACAGGTAAAAATACGGTGCTTCATCATTGGTAAATTGGTGATACAAATGTGCTTCTAAAAACCATAAGTAGCTCCCTTCAATAAATGTATATGATGTATGGACATGCAGGCGCGGTGGTGGGGATATCGGTGGCGATCCTGATAATGCTTTTCAGCATCCAGAGGTTTGGGACGGACAAGGTCGGGTTCACATTTGCGCCCATCATCTTGGTCTGGTTCATGTTCATTGGTGGGATCGGGCTCTTCAACCTGTTCAAGTACGACATCGGCGTGTTGCGTGCCTTCAACCCTAAGTACATTGTCGACTACTTCAACCGCAACGGCAAGCAAGCCTGGGTCTCGCTTGGCGGGGTCCTCCTCTGCATTACAGGTCTGCCTGTCATATGCTCGTGTGTGTTTTTCCAGGAAAACAAGTTGGTAACAATTTTAAGCTCATTGATATGGATGGTTCAATTGAATCAGGCACTGAGGCCATGTTTGCCGATCTGGGCCATTTCAATGTTCCAGCAATCCAAGTAAGGAGATACAATTTCcttttcctaaacttttaacaGAGGGAGGCTCTCGTTGACTTCTTTAGGAATAATTGATTGATTGTgctttgtttattgttttttattCGTCTCCGTGACTTCATCCATTGAGGAAAGGATGCTAATAACAAAATCTTGCTCACCAAGCACGGAATTTAGTTCTCTTTTCGATGAACCATACAATTGAAAGTTTCAAAgtcaacattttccttttgggttaatattacgaaaagCATCAAACTGATACagttgtgataaatttatcacaaactaatttgttaaccacaaaaaatctcaaaccggtacacctatgataaacctgccatttattagtttttcttaaattttgccAACAAATTGCTAGGTTGGATAGCATATGGTAATTGTTGGGTGTACCGATTTACCATCcgtttatcacaaatataccaatttggggtttttgacgGTTAAAATATTACTTATGGGTAAATTTTTCTTAGGTGTAACAGTTTtgagttaaaaaattaattttagataaatttgttataagtgtactaatttagagtttttcttAGTATTAATCCTTCTTTTTTAAACGATTAGTAttaatcctttctttttttaaaagatcCTCAAGCGATGTATTTATGTCCCGCGCCCTAAATGCATGGCTAGTAACAAGTGTTCCCATGGTCGAGTTTGATTATTTGGGCGTACAATTGATGCAGATCAGCTTCTCTTGCTTGGTATGTCCTGCAATTTTGGCCGCATATTGTGGACAAGCAGCTTATCTCATGAAGCACCCTGACCATTTTGCCGATACATTCTATAACTCAGTCCCAGGTACGTAAAATTAGAATACAACGCCTGAttctaatttcataatttatataatctagcgaagaaaaattattagtaTGGTTTCCATGATCGAGACTTAGAAAATTGACCCGAATTAAGCTCCCGTAGGTAAAATCGCACGCGATGTCTTAGGATGAGATGGCAAAAGACTGTAAGGCCTCATGCCTGCAGTACAAATGAGCCTATGTTTCGTATCGTCTTGTGAATCCTGTTGATCAATGAGCAGGACCGTTGTACTGGCCGACGTTCGTGGTGGCGGTCGCTGCGTCAATCATCGCGAGCCAAGCAATGATCTCCGGGGCGTTCTCCATCATCTCACAGTCGCTGAGTTTGGGGTGCTTCCCAAGGGTCAAGGTGGTTCACACATCGACCAAGTACGAAGGCCAGGTTTACATACCGGAGGTGAACTACATGCTCATGCTCGCCTGTGTCTTGGTCACTGCCGGCTTCCAGACAACAACCAACATCGGCCACGCCTATGGTAAGTCCAAAGTGCGAGGTTTCCACGACGAATTGATTTGCTTTCCTTTCCATTCGGAACTTCTAAGTTCTAACGACTTTACATTAATTTGAACCGGTGCCATCGAAATAGTCTAACTGGACCTAATTTTGTGGCTTTCATAATTTAATTTGTCTCGCG
This Eucalyptus grandis isolate ANBG69807.140 chromosome 7, ASM1654582v1, whole genome shotgun sequence DNA region includes the following protein-coding sequences:
- the LOC104453583 gene encoding potassium transporter 5, whose translation is MAERKVVALEEEEESEITMEAREGEKTKLNMKERKVSWARLRRVDSLNLEAGRVSKSHAHSSKVNWQRTLSLAFQSIGVVYGDIGTSPLYVFGSTFTDKIKNTQDILGVLSLIIYTIVLISMLKYVFIVLLANDNGDGGTFALYSLICRYAKVSLIPNQQPEDREVSNYKLDPPSNQLRRSQKIKEMLENSRIAKIMLFLVTIMGTSMVIGDGILTPSISVLSAVSGIKSLGTGAVVGISVAILIMLFSIQRFGTDKVGFTFAPIILVWFMFIGGIGLFNLFKYDIGVLRAFNPKYIVDYFNRNGKQAWVSLGGVLLCITGTEAMFADLGHFNVPAIQISFSCLVCPAILAAYCGQAAYLMKHPDHFADTFYNSVPGPLYWPTFVVAVAASIIASQAMISGAFSIISQSLSLGCFPRVKVVHTSTKYEGQVYIPEVNYMLMLACVLVTAGFQTTTNIGHAYGIAVVSVMVITTSMLTLIMLVIWKTSIWWIVLFFTVFSSIEMLYLSSVFYKFIQGGFLPLVFSAILMTVMIIWHYVHKERYMYELNNKVSAEFIRDLATNPSINRVPGVALLYSELVQGIPPILSHFVENISSIHSVLVLVSIKNLPISKVALEERFLFRQVEPRGFRMFRCIVRYGYKDKMEEPHEFEHQLVDNLKEFMRHEYFLLEAENDDHNRKDETANDSVPHSTLLAEVGQAKGSTVQMEELLPQPILSNLSSNSIQSIRIVKSTNSSNRTVFSSIQSAEEERQFVQKAMEKGAVYLLGEAEVVAEPKSSLFKKFIVNYAYSFLRKNFRQGEKIMAIPRNRLLRVGMTYEI